In one Nicotiana tomentosiformis chromosome 6, ASM39032v3, whole genome shotgun sequence genomic region, the following are encoded:
- the LOC104115560 gene encoding uncharacterized protein — translation MKQKQEIQEEQDLEILKAVAQAWHGHSSSLRTAVEFDPHCHNFKSKPSRFKLEAMSKVSTRKIYGAGSWDFKQSLWDSYELVNVSKKLEMELMLDHPLSALDELNWNIGKKHEGEKSLRDLFNMSSRRFNEAELPKDKGLFFF, via the coding sequence ATGAAGCAAAAGCAGGAAATTCAAGAGGAACAAGACCTTGAAATCCTCAAGGCTGTGGCACAAGCATGGCATGGTCACTCTAGCAGCCTTAGGACCGCCGTCGAATTCGACCCTCACTGCCATAATTTCAAGAGCAAGCCATCAAGATTCAAGCTTGAAGCTATGAGCAAAGTGTCTACCAGGAAAATTTATGGTGCAGGTAGCTGGGATTTTAAGCAATCCCTTTGGGATTCTTATGAGCTTGTAAATGTATCCAAAAAGTTAGAGATGGAGCTAATGCTAGACCATCCACTTTCTGCATTGGATGAGCTAAACTGGAATATTGGTAAGAAGCACGAGGGTGAAAAAAGCTTAAGAGACTTGTTCAACATGTCATCGAGGAGATTTAATGAAGCTGAACTACCAAAAGATAagggtcttttttttttttaa